The following proteins are co-located in the Castanea sativa cultivar Marrone di Chiusa Pesio chromosome 8, ASM4071231v1 genome:
- the LOC142606755 gene encoding uncharacterized protein LOC142606755, giving the protein MESKKQEYSPSSLTADLFGTKELPPSPSAGTFASIFPPPSMVAGKNSGTEVIGSWQKPNSENHTWNMKQETSAMNSKVARCRIPNNDRGSVFQEERVEPCHLSSSLYYGGQDIYSQYPSTQNSGSFPLFKEDGGEDDLNGNNANSASRGNWWQGSLYY; this is encoded by the exons atgGAGAGTAAGAAGCAAGAGTATTCACCTTCCTCACTCACTGCTGATCTTTTTGGTACCAAGGAGTTGCCACCATCACCGTCGGCAGGAACTTTTGCATCTATTTTTCCGCCTCCTTCGATG GTGGCTGGGAAGAACTCAGGCACTGAGGTAATAGGATCTTGGCAGAAACCAAATTCAGAAAATCACACATGGAACATGAAACAAGAAACTTCAG CTATGAATAGCAAGGTTGCACGCTGTCGCATACCCAACAATGACAGGGGTTCAGTTTTCCAGGAAGAAAGAGTCGAACCTTGTCATCTAAGTTCATCTCTTTATTATGGTGGGCAAGACATCTATTCCCAGTACCCAAGTACCCAAAACTCTGGATCATTCCCTCTA TTCAAGGAAGATGGGGGAGAAGATGATCTGAATGGAAACAATGCAAACAGTGCATCTCGAGGAAATTGGTGGCAAG GTTCACTTTATTATTAG